From a region of the Mycobacteroides saopaulense genome:
- a CDS encoding adenylate/guanylate cyclase domain-containing protein — MANESIRAVSRRVGRALGAITGQTGNINTGNGYGSWLLGTADESTFIQRIRIQLILTVFVVAANIIGIGVVILLVTVAFPTPNVFDAPAWVNFVIVPVYIALAVLIGAVWGTRRIFKAVRWALDERPPTKADQRNAFAVPWRLTVIQSVLWAGGVGLFTLLYGLYDPMYIPKIFFAVGFSGAVVCAANYLFTEFAMRPVAARALEAGYRRRRLASGVMVRTVLAWMLGSGVPAAGIVITGIGALVLHNLTVSQLAVAVIIIAGAIPTFGLILIWIASWLMATPVKEVQTAIKRVAQNDLDIDLVVYDGTELGELQAGFNTMVEGLRERERVRDLFGKHVGREVAAAAELQQPELGGEERHVAVLFADIVGSTQLAATRPAIEVVALLNRFFTIVVEEIDRYEGMVNKFEGDATLAVFGAPVRQDRPESQALAAARAIARRLRIEVPECQAGIGVASGQAVAGNVGAHDRFEYTVIGDPVNEAARLCELSKTVPGHLVASLDTVLRAHHREALHWRSGDTVTLRGRTEPTELAVPV; from the coding sequence ATGGCAAACGAGTCGATTCGCGCAGTGTCGCGCCGGGTGGGCCGTGCCTTGGGCGCGATTACGGGGCAGACCGGAAACATCAACACCGGCAATGGCTACGGTTCCTGGCTGCTCGGGACGGCCGACGAGAGCACGTTCATCCAGCGGATCCGGATCCAGCTGATCCTGACCGTGTTTGTGGTGGCCGCCAATATCATCGGCATCGGCGTCGTCATTCTGCTGGTGACGGTGGCGTTCCCCACACCCAACGTCTTCGACGCACCCGCCTGGGTCAACTTCGTCATAGTGCCCGTCTACATCGCCCTCGCCGTCCTCATCGGTGCCGTCTGGGGCACCCGGCGCATCTTCAAAGCAGTGCGGTGGGCGTTGGACGAGCGCCCACCGACCAAGGCCGACCAGCGCAACGCCTTCGCGGTACCGTGGCGGCTCACCGTCATACAGTCGGTGCTGTGGGCCGGTGGCGTGGGGTTGTTCACCCTGCTTTACGGGCTCTATGACCCGATGTACATCCCGAAGATCTTCTTCGCGGTCGGCTTCAGCGGCGCGGTGGTCTGTGCCGCCAACTACCTGTTCACCGAATTCGCGATGCGGCCCGTCGCCGCCCGCGCACTGGAGGCAGGCTATCGCCGACGCAGGCTGGCTTCGGGTGTGATGGTGCGCACGGTGCTTGCCTGGATGCTGGGATCGGGCGTGCCCGCGGCGGGCATCGTCATAACCGGGATCGGGGCCCTGGTCCTGCACAACCTCACGGTGAGCCAGCTCGCGGTGGCGGTCATCATTATCGCCGGCGCGATTCCGACCTTCGGGCTCATTCTGATCTGGATCGCATCATGGCTGATGGCGACGCCGGTGAAGGAGGTTCAGACCGCGATCAAGCGCGTTGCCCAAAATGACCTCGATATCGATCTCGTCGTGTACGACGGCACCGAGCTCGGTGAACTGCAGGCGGGCTTCAACACCATGGTCGAGGGCCTGCGCGAACGTGAACGGGTCAGAGACCTGTTCGGCAAGCACGTGGGCCGCGAGGTCGCCGCGGCCGCCGAATTGCAACAGCCCGAACTGGGCGGCGAAGAACGCCATGTCGCAGTGCTTTTCGCCGACATCGTCGGATCCACCCAGCTGGCCGCCACCCGGCCCGCAATCGAGGTGGTCGCGCTGCTGAACCGGTTCTTCACCATCGTCGTCGAAGAGATCGACCGCTACGAGGGCATGGTCAACAAGTTCGAGGGTGATGCCACCCTCGCGGTGTTCGGGGCGCCGGTCCGGCAGGACCGTCCCGAGAGTCAGGCGCTGGCCGCCGCACGCGCCATCGCGCGCCGGCTACGGATCGAGGTACCAGAATGTCAGGCAGGCATCGGCGTCGCCTCGGGGCAGGCGGTAGCCGGAAACGTCGGCGCTCATGATCGTTTCGAGTACACCGTGATCGGCGACCCGGTCAATGAGGCTGCCCGGCTTTGCGAGCTGTCCAAGACGGTGCCGGGCCATTTGGTCGCTTCGCTCGACACCGTCTTGCGCGCTCACCACCGCGAGGCTTTGCATTGGCGCTCGGGCGACACCGTGACGCTGCGTGGGCGCACCGAACCGACCGAACTCGCGGTGCCGGTCTAA
- the nucS gene encoding endonuclease NucS, with amino-acid sequence MRLVVAQCTVDYVGRLTAHLPSAKRLLLIKADGSVSVHADDRAYKPLNWMSPPCWLTEEAGDTTVWVVENKTGEQLRITIENIEHDSAHELGVDPGLVKDGVEAHLQELLAEHVALLGDGYTLVRREYMTPIGPVDLLCRDADGATVAVEIKRRGEIDGVEQLTRYLELLNRDTTLAPVAGVFAAQQIKPQARTLAEDRGIRCLTLDYDAMRGMDSNEFRLF; translated from the coding sequence GTGCGTCTTGTCGTAGCCCAGTGCACTGTTGACTATGTCGGTCGTTTGACCGCCCATCTACCTTCCGCCAAACGCCTCTTGCTAATCAAGGCCGATGGTTCGGTGAGCGTGCACGCCGACGATCGTGCGTATAAGCCGCTCAACTGGATGAGCCCGCCGTGCTGGCTGACCGAAGAGGCGGGCGACACCACCGTGTGGGTGGTGGAGAACAAGACCGGTGAGCAGCTGCGGATCACCATCGAGAACATCGAACACGACTCGGCCCATGAGCTCGGCGTGGACCCTGGGCTGGTCAAGGACGGTGTGGAGGCGCATCTACAGGAGTTGCTCGCCGAGCATGTCGCTCTGCTTGGAGACGGTTACACCCTGGTGCGTCGCGAGTACATGACCCCGATCGGGCCGGTGGATCTGCTCTGCCGCGACGCCGACGGCGCGACGGTGGCCGTGGAGATCAAGCGCCGCGGCGAAATCGACGGCGTCGAGCAGCTGACCCGTTACCTCGAACTGCTCAACCGGGATACCACGCTTGCTCCGGTCGCCGGGGTCTTCGCCGCGCAACAGATCAAACCCCAGGCTCGCACGCTTGCCGAAGACCGTGGAATCCGTTGCCTGACACTCGATTACGACGCAATGCGAGGAATGGACTCGAACGAGTTCAGGCTGTTCTGA
- the mce gene encoding methylmalonyl-CoA epimerase produces the protein MTTSSPLDVPAILSTGLVTAIDHVGIAVPDLDAAIEWYHEHLGMILVHEEINEGQGVREAMLSFPGAEPGSAQIQLMAPLNESSPIAKFLNTKGAGLQQLAYRVTDIDALTDQLRAAGVRVLYDEPRIGTANSRINFLHPKDTGGVLIELVQPTESH, from the coding sequence ATGACGACTTCGTCTCCTCTTGATGTACCCGCGATCCTATCGACCGGGCTGGTGACTGCCATCGACCACGTCGGTATCGCCGTGCCCGACCTCGACGCGGCAATCGAGTGGTACCACGAGCACCTGGGCATGATCCTGGTGCACGAGGAGATCAACGAGGGGCAAGGCGTCCGCGAGGCGATGTTGTCCTTCCCCGGCGCCGAGCCCGGCAGCGCGCAGATTCAGTTGATGGCTCCGCTGAACGAGTCCTCGCCGATCGCCAAGTTCCTGAACACCAAGGGAGCCGGCCTGCAGCAGCTCGCCTACCGCGTCACCGATATCGATGCACTCACCGATCAGCTGCGCGCCGCGGGCGTGCGGGTGCTGTACGACGAGCCCCGCATCGGCACCGCTAACTCGCGTATCAACTTCCTGCACCCCAAGGACACCGGCGGCGTGCTCATCGAGCTCGTGCAGCCCACCGAGTCGCACTAG
- a CDS encoding acetyl-CoA C-acetyltransferase: MAPTNRSVIVAGARTPVGRFQGSLKDFSGAQLGGFAIAGALAKAKVAPSAVDYVIMGQVLTAGAGQIPARQAAVAGGIGMDVPALTINKVCLSGVDAIALADQLIRAGEFEVVVAGGQESMTNAPHLLPKSRFGFKYGDVTLVDHMAFDGLHDAFTDQAMGVLTEQRNVSDKFTREQQDEFAARSHQNAARAWKDGVFADEVVAVQIPQRKGDPIEFAEDEGIRADTTAASLAGLRPAFSKEGTITAGSSSPISDGACAVVVMSKERAEREGLEWLAEVGAHGVVAGPDSSLQLQPANAIRKACEREGISPEQLDLVEINEAFALVGLASVKDLGIDPAKVNVNGGAIAIGHPIGMSGARITLHLAQELKRRGGGIGVAALCGGGGQGDALIVRV, translated from the coding sequence ATGGCCCCGACAAATAGGTCCGTAATAGTTGCCGGAGCGCGCACGCCCGTTGGCCGGTTCCAGGGGTCGCTGAAGGATTTCTCCGGGGCACAGCTCGGCGGCTTCGCCATTGCCGGTGCACTGGCGAAGGCCAAGGTGGCGCCGTCCGCGGTGGACTACGTGATCATGGGGCAGGTACTCACCGCCGGCGCGGGCCAGATCCCGGCACGTCAGGCCGCGGTTGCCGGCGGAATCGGCATGGACGTCCCGGCGCTCACCATCAACAAGGTGTGCCTGTCCGGCGTGGATGCCATTGCGCTGGCCGACCAGTTGATTCGGGCCGGAGAGTTCGAGGTGGTGGTCGCCGGTGGGCAGGAATCCATGACCAACGCCCCCCACCTGCTGCCCAAGAGCCGGTTCGGGTTCAAGTACGGCGACGTGACGCTCGTGGATCACATGGCCTTTGACGGTCTGCACGATGCCTTCACCGATCAGGCCATGGGCGTGCTGACCGAACAACGCAATGTTTCCGACAAGTTCACCCGTGAGCAGCAGGACGAGTTCGCGGCGCGCTCCCACCAGAATGCTGCCCGTGCCTGGAAGGACGGTGTCTTCGCCGACGAGGTGGTCGCCGTGCAGATTCCGCAGCGCAAAGGCGACCCGATCGAATTCGCCGAGGACGAGGGCATCCGCGCCGACACCACCGCTGCCTCGCTGGCTGGTTTGCGTCCGGCGTTCAGCAAGGAGGGCACGATCACCGCGGGATCGTCCTCGCCGATCTCCGACGGTGCCTGTGCCGTGGTGGTGATGAGCAAGGAGCGCGCCGAGCGCGAGGGGCTGGAGTGGTTGGCCGAGGTCGGTGCACACGGTGTTGTCGCCGGCCCCGATTCCAGCCTGCAGCTGCAGCCGGCCAACGCCATTCGCAAGGCTTGTGAGCGGGAAGGGATTTCGCCCGAGCAGCTGGACCTGGTCGAGATCAACGAGGCGTTCGCGCTGGTGGGGCTCGCCTCGGTCAAGGACCTGGGTATCGACCCCGCCAAGGTCAACGTCAACGGTGGTGCCATCGCGATCGGTCACCCCATCGGGATGTCCGGCGCCCGGATCACGCTGCACCTGGCGCAGGAGCTCAAGCGCCGCGGCGGTGGAATCGGCGTGGCGGCATTGTGCGGTGGCGGCGGTCAGGGTGACGCGCTGATCGTGCGAGTGTGA
- a CDS encoding DUF3817 domain-containing protein, protein MTQLFDLRSTASRFRTVALLEAVSWAGLLTGMFFKYVPDPGNEIGVKVFGWIHGIVFIAYLVMGFLAGREYRWNPLTWLLALLAGIAPLCSVIFVIWADKAGKLPVAGTNATGDATP, encoded by the coding sequence ATGACACAGCTTTTCGACCTGCGCAGCACTGCCAGCAGGTTCCGCACCGTCGCGTTGCTCGAGGCCGTCAGCTGGGCGGGACTGCTCACTGGGATGTTCTTCAAGTACGTCCCGGACCCGGGTAACGAGATCGGTGTGAAGGTCTTCGGCTGGATCCACGGCATCGTGTTCATCGCGTACTTGGTGATGGGGTTCCTGGCGGGCCGCGAATATCGCTGGAATCCACTGACCTGGTTGCTCGCGCTGTTAGCTGGGATTGCCCCATTGTGCAGTGTGATCTTTGTCATATGGGCTGATAAGGCGGGCAAATTGCCCGTCGCGGGGACGAATGCGACGGGCGACGCGACGCCGTAG
- a CDS encoding co-chaperone YbbN — protein sequence MTRPRPAMAAAMSGAVDLSALKQRAQEPAAPREPSAGGEWTVDVTEANLETEVLAQSNRVPVVVLLGSPRSEASAALAATLGDLVAEDRGKWSLARVNVDTSPQIAQVFGVQAVPTVVAVAAGRPITSFAGPQPADQLRRWIDSILDAVAGKLPDAPESEGGDVEEAVDPALVAARDALDAGDFEAASAAYQALLDGGATGAVAVEATASVRQIAFLVRATAQRQDAVQVADATPRDIDAGLAAADVEVLSQQPDSAFDRLVALVRVTSDDDRATVRARLLELFELFDPADPAVIAGRRKLANALF from the coding sequence GTGACCCGACCACGTCCCGCGATGGCTGCTGCCATGTCCGGAGCCGTCGACCTTTCCGCCCTCAAGCAGCGTGCTCAAGAGCCCGCCGCGCCCCGTGAGCCTTCGGCGGGCGGTGAATGGACCGTCGACGTCACCGAGGCGAATCTCGAAACCGAGGTGCTTGCGCAGTCCAACCGCGTCCCGGTCGTCGTGCTGCTGGGCTCGCCGCGTAGCGAGGCCTCGGCGGCACTCGCCGCCACGCTGGGCGACCTGGTCGCCGAGGACCGCGGCAAGTGGTCCCTGGCGCGGGTCAACGTCGACACCAGCCCGCAGATCGCACAGGTCTTCGGGGTGCAGGCGGTGCCGACGGTGGTGGCAGTGGCCGCAGGCAGGCCCATCACCAGCTTCGCGGGTCCCCAACCGGCAGATCAGCTGCGACGGTGGATCGATTCGATCCTCGACGCGGTCGCCGGCAAGCTGCCCGACGCTCCCGAGTCGGAGGGCGGGGACGTCGAGGAGGCCGTCGACCCGGCGCTGGTTGCCGCGCGGGACGCCCTGGATGCCGGCGACTTCGAGGCGGCCAGTGCCGCCTATCAGGCTCTGCTGGACGGCGGCGCCACCGGCGCGGTGGCAGTAGAGGCAACCGCGTCGGTACGCCAGATCGCATTCTTGGTTCGCGCGACGGCTCAGCGCCAGGATGCGGTGCAGGTCGCCGATGCCACACCGCGCGACATCGACGCGGGGTTGGCCGCCGCCGACGTGGAAGTGCTTTCTCAGCAGCCGGATTCGGCTTTCGACAGGTTGGTGGCGCTGGTGCGTGTTACCAGCGACGATGACCGTGCCACGGTGCGCGCCCGACTGCTGGAACTGTTCGAGCTGTTCGATCCCGCCGACCCTGCGGTGATCGCTGGTCGGCGCAAGCTCGCCAACGCCCTGTTCTGA
- a CDS encoding neutral zinc metallopeptidase: MSKRWMALLVGLVLVTTSCGRPLGGQPQSIYADPLRVAGMPAVDGPSGMKPGVQVPKRAIENTDNGQIDDYVKVSLADIEEFWTQFYGDSFANFRPVSLLISVDSREDNEDLEFCRGNLNGFINAAFCPLDNSFAWDRGQLFPYLRKQMGDMAMNTVMAHEYGHSIQYHAQLINPIDDPKMSKDQVEYLMDLNQEQQADCFAGAYLRWVTQGDSPRFTLNTADGLNKVMAAMIAIRDNDTSKKWAIHGSAFERVSAFQFGFTDGPMACKRIDAREILKRRGELPKGLGVGPNGDNWPIKQDTIDVVLAAAAQVFPMDNPPKTVYGDGKCSDGTGTAPASYCPTDNTIALDPKALQKMATPVSDRALFSAQVNGDYSAFSVIVSRYALAAEKAAGLETEGIMTGLRTACLTGYFTARAAGRGIVTPRAPVILSGGDLDEAVSELLSSGRASSDVKGETAPAGFSRIDAYRIGVLGNDQTCAKRFP; the protein is encoded by the coding sequence ATGTCCAAACGCTGGATGGCACTGCTGGTGGGGCTGGTGCTCGTGACCACATCGTGTGGCCGTCCGCTCGGTGGCCAACCCCAATCGATCTACGCAGACCCCCTGCGGGTGGCCGGCATGCCCGCCGTCGACGGTCCCTCGGGCATGAAGCCCGGGGTGCAGGTCCCCAAACGCGCGATCGAGAACACCGACAACGGCCAGATCGACGATTACGTCAAGGTCTCCCTGGCCGATATCGAGGAGTTCTGGACGCAGTTCTACGGCGATTCGTTCGCCAACTTCCGGCCGGTGTCCCTGCTCATCTCCGTCGATTCCCGCGAGGACAACGAAGATCTCGAGTTCTGCCGAGGCAACCTGAACGGTTTCATCAACGCCGCGTTCTGCCCGCTGGACAACTCGTTCGCATGGGATCGCGGTCAGCTTTTCCCCTACCTGCGCAAGCAGATGGGCGATATGGCCATGAACACCGTCATGGCCCACGAGTACGGGCACTCGATCCAGTACCACGCTCAGCTCATCAACCCGATCGACGATCCGAAGATGAGCAAGGACCAGGTCGAGTACCTCATGGATCTCAACCAGGAGCAGCAGGCCGACTGCTTCGCCGGGGCCTATCTGCGTTGGGTCACCCAGGGCGATTCGCCGCGATTCACCCTGAACACCGCCGACGGGCTCAACAAGGTGATGGCGGCAATGATCGCCATCCGCGACAACGACACCAGTAAGAAGTGGGCGATCCACGGGTCGGCCTTCGAGCGGGTGTCGGCCTTCCAGTTCGGATTCACCGACGGGCCCATGGCCTGCAAGCGCATCGACGCCCGCGAGATCCTCAAGCGCCGGGGCGAGCTGCCGAAGGGTCTGGGGGTGGGCCCCAACGGCGACAACTGGCCCATCAAGCAAGACACCATCGACGTGGTGCTGGCCGCAGCCGCGCAGGTGTTTCCCATGGACAACCCGCCCAAGACCGTCTACGGCGACGGGAAATGCTCCGACGGCACGGGCACGGCACCTGCCTCGTACTGCCCCACGGACAACACGATCGCGCTGGATCCCAAGGCGCTGCAGAAGATGGCAACGCCCGTGTCGGACCGGGCGCTGTTCTCGGCGCAAGTCAACGGTGACTACTCGGCATTCAGCGTGATCGTCTCGCGTTATGCGCTGGCCGCGGAGAAGGCCGCGGGGCTGGAGACCGAAGGCATCATGACCGGGCTACGCACGGCATGCCTGACGGGGTATTTCACCGCGCGTGCCGCGGGCCGGGGCATCGTGACCCCGCGTGCGCCGGTGATCCTCTCCGGCGGCGACCTCGACGAGGCTGTCTCCGAATTGCTTTCCAGCGGCAGGGCTTCCAGCGATGTCAAGGGCGAGACGGCACCGGCCGGCTTCTCCCGCATCGATGCCTACCGGATCGGCGTGCTGGGCAACGACCAGACCTGCGCCAAGCGTTTCCCGTAA
- the glgB gene encoding 1,4-alpha-glucan branching protein GlgB — translation MTKNSAASPILAPDRADIARLAAGTHHNPHSILGAHEYPIPGGKGHTVIRAFKPGAATVAALVGNETHPMADIGSGLFAVALPFLNLLDYRLDVDYGGTSLVIADAYRFLPTLGEVDLHLFNEGRHERLWEILGAHPRSFVTADGEVSGISFAVWAPNARGVSLIGDFNGWNGNDAPMRTLGSSGVWELFWPGMVLGALYKFRVHGADGSVTDRADPFAFATEKPPATASRVTTSSYSWEDGEWMSRRTSSNPVFEPMSTYEVHLASWRPGLTYRELAHELTEYVLVQGFTHVELLPVAEHPFGGSWGYQVTSYYAPTSRLGTPDDFRYLVDALHRAGIGVIVDWVPAHFPKDAWALARFDGTPLYEHADPHRAEQLDWGTYVFDFGRPEVRNFLVANALFWLDQFHIDGLRVDAVASMLYLDYSRPEGGWTPNVHGGRENLEAVQFLQEMNATVHKLHPGIVTVAEESTSWPGVTRATNLGGLGFSMKWNMGWMHDTLGYLGRDPIHRSFHHHEMTFSMLYAFSENFVLPISHDEVVHGKGTLWTRIPGDDHAKAAGLRCLLAYMWAHPGKQLLFMGQEFGQRAEWSDERGVDWFQLDEDGYSAGIAALTADLNSAYQRRRALWSQDTAPQGYSWIDANDSANNVLSFLRFGDDGSVLACIFNFAGVEHSSYRVGLPLTGRWREVINTDAVQYRGSGVGNLGEVNASANPWHGRPASATLALPPAAAIWLEPVSEDL, via the coding sequence ATGACCAAGAACAGCGCCGCATCACCGATCTTGGCACCGGATCGTGCCGATATCGCCAGACTGGCCGCGGGTACGCACCACAATCCGCATTCGATACTCGGCGCGCACGAATATCCCATCCCCGGCGGCAAGGGACACACCGTCATTCGTGCGTTCAAGCCGGGAGCAGCCACCGTCGCCGCTCTGGTCGGCAACGAGACCCATCCGATGGCCGATATCGGGTCGGGTCTGTTCGCCGTGGCCCTGCCCTTCCTGAACCTCCTGGACTACCGACTCGACGTCGACTACGGCGGCACATCGCTTGTCATCGCCGACGCCTACCGGTTCTTGCCCACCCTCGGCGAGGTGGACCTTCACCTGTTCAACGAGGGTCGGCACGAGCGGCTCTGGGAAATCCTTGGCGCACATCCCCGCTCGTTCGTCACTGCCGATGGCGAGGTCAGCGGCATCTCCTTCGCGGTCTGGGCGCCCAACGCGCGCGGCGTCTCGCTGATCGGCGATTTCAACGGATGGAACGGAAATGACGCCCCCATGCGAACGCTGGGATCGTCAGGGGTCTGGGAGCTGTTCTGGCCCGGCATGGTGCTCGGCGCGCTGTACAAGTTCCGGGTGCACGGCGCCGACGGATCGGTGACCGATCGTGCCGATCCCTTCGCCTTCGCGACCGAGAAACCCCCCGCCACCGCATCGCGCGTCACCACCTCGTCGTATTCCTGGGAAGACGGCGAATGGATGTCACGGCGCACCTCGAGCAACCCGGTGTTCGAGCCGATGAGCACCTACGAGGTGCATCTGGCGTCCTGGCGTCCCGGACTCACCTACCGCGAGCTGGCCCACGAGCTCACTGAATACGTTCTGGTGCAAGGATTCACTCACGTCGAGCTGCTGCCGGTGGCCGAACACCCCTTCGGCGGATCCTGGGGCTACCAGGTGACGTCCTACTACGCTCCGACCTCGCGACTCGGTACGCCCGACGACTTCCGGTACCTGGTCGATGCCCTGCACAGGGCCGGTATCGGAGTGATCGTCGACTGGGTGCCTGCACATTTCCCCAAAGACGCGTGGGCCCTTGCCCGCTTCGACGGGACACCTCTGTACGAGCACGCCGATCCCCACCGCGCCGAACAGCTGGACTGGGGCACATACGTTTTCGACTTCGGCCGTCCCGAGGTGCGCAACTTCCTGGTTGCCAACGCCCTGTTCTGGCTCGACCAATTCCACATCGACGGGCTTCGCGTGGATGCCGTCGCATCGATGCTCTACCTGGACTATTCGCGCCCCGAGGGTGGATGGACACCCAACGTCCACGGCGGTCGCGAAAACCTCGAGGCCGTGCAGTTCCTGCAGGAGATGAACGCCACGGTGCACAAGCTGCATCCCGGGATCGTCACCGTGGCCGAGGAGTCCACATCCTGGCCCGGCGTCACGCGGGCGACCAATCTTGGCGGCCTTGGCTTTTCCATGAAGTGGAACATGGGGTGGATGCATGACACCCTGGGCTATCTGGGGCGCGATCCCATCCACCGCAGCTTCCATCACCACGAGATGACCTTCTCGATGCTGTACGCGTTCAGCGAGAACTTCGTGCTGCCCATCAGCCATGACGAGGTGGTGCACGGCAAGGGCACGCTGTGGACCCGCATCCCGGGCGACGACCACGCCAAGGCCGCCGGACTGCGCTGCCTGCTGGCATACATGTGGGCACATCCAGGAAAGCAACTGCTGTTCATGGGGCAGGAATTCGGCCAGCGCGCCGAATGGTCCGATGAGCGCGGTGTCGACTGGTTCCAGCTGGACGAGGACGGGTACTCGGCGGGCATCGCAGCGCTGACGGCCGATCTGAACTCCGCGTACCAGCGGCGGCGCGCGTTGTGGTCACAAGACACCGCGCCGCAAGGGTATTCGTGGATCGACGCCAACGACTCGGCCAACAATGTGCTGAGCTTCCTGCGCTTCGGCGACGACGGCTCGGTGCTGGCATGCATCTTCAACTTCGCGGGCGTCGAGCACAGCAGCTACCGGGTGGGGCTGCCCCTCACCGGTCGCTGGCGCGAGGTCATCAACACCGACGCGGTGCAGTACCGGGGCAGCGGAGTCGGCAACCTCGGCGAGGTCAACGCTTCGGCCAACCCTTGGCACGGCCGTCCCGCCTCGGCCACGCTGGCGCTGCCGCCCGCCGCGGCGATCTGGTTGGAACCCGTGTCAGAGGACCTGTAG